In Rissa tridactyla isolate bRisTri1 chromosome 8, bRisTri1.patW.cur.20221130, whole genome shotgun sequence, one genomic interval encodes:
- the NPRL3 gene encoding GATOR complex protein NPRL3 isoform X7, with the protein MGESTSPISVILVSSGSRGNKLLFRFPFQRGAEHPAAQANKPRSRYAVNSSGDTTEDQDGDSRDQCPLTDEQLVSGFSDVILATILATKSDMCGKKFELKIDNVRFVGHPTLLQHALGQVSKTDPSPKREMPTMILFNVVFALRANADPSVINCLHNLSRRIAIVLQHEERRCQYLTREAKLILAIQDEVSAMSETTEGPQSPFHHILPKCKLARDLKETYDSLCTTGVVRLHINNWLEVSFCLPHKIHYVATNFIPPEAIERSLKSIRPYHALLLLNDEKSLLNELPLDCSPALVRVIKTTSAVKNLQQLAQDADLALLQTQLIQMVIWMLQHRLLIQLHTYVCLMVPPNEEDFRAQDEDMPFTARVGGRSLSTPNALSFGSPTSSDDMTLTSPSMDNSSAELIPGGDSPLNKRMTENLLASLLEHEREAILNVPAAQNPEDLRMFARLLHYFRGRHHLEEIMYNENMRRSQLLMLFDKFRSVLVVTSHEDPVISVFQSLLK; encoded by the exons ATAAGCCAAGGAGTCGATATGCCGTGAATAGCTCTGGTGACACCACAGAAGATCAAGATGGGGACTCCAG AGACCAATGTCCTCTAACTGATGAGCAATTGGTTTCGGG GTTTTCAGATGTCATCCTGGCAACAATTTTGGCTACCAAGTCAGATATGTGCGGCAAAAAGTTTGAACTGAAGATCGATAATGTTCGCTTTGTTGGCCATCCCACTTTGCTCCAGCATGCCCTTGGGCAG gtatCCAAAACTGATCCCTCACCAAAGAGAGAGATGCCCACTATGATTCTCTTCAACGTGGTGTTTGCACTAAGG GCCAACGCAGATCCATCCGTGATAAACTGCTTACACAACCTCTCCCGAAGAATCGCCATAGTCTTGCAGCACGAGGAGCGCCGCTGCCAATACCTGACCAGGGAGGCCAAGCTGATCTTAGCTATTCAGGATGAAGTGTCTGCCATGTCAGAAA CCACAGAAGGGCCACAGTCACCTTTTCATCACATCCTACCCAAGTGCAAACTGGCCAGAGATCTCAAAGAGACATATGACAG tCTCTGCACAACAGGGGTGGTCCGTTTACATATCAACAACTGGCTGGAAGTGAGTTTCTGCCTGCCTCATAAAATCCATTATGTCGCCACAAACTTTATACCCCCTGAAGCAATCGAGAGAAGCCTGAAGTCTATCAG gccgTACCATGCCTTATTACTTTTAAATGATGAGAAGTCATTGCTTAATGAGCTCCCGTTGGACTGCTCTCCTGCCCTGGTGAGAGTAATTAAAACTacctctgctgtgaagaattTGCAGCAACTGGCTCAAGATGCTGACTTGGCATTGCTGCAG ACTCAGCTCATTCAAATGGTGATATGGATGCTCCAACACCGGCTTCTTATTCAGCTTCACACTTACGTCTGTCTGATGGTGCCACCAAACGAGGAGGATTTCCGAGCCCAAGATGAAGACATGCCCTTCACTGCCAGAGTTGGAGGACGAAGTTTAAGCACCCCCAACGCTCTCAGCTTTGGTTCGCCAA CTAGTAGTGACGACATGACTCTGACAAGCCCTAGCATGGACAATTCCAGTGCTGAGTTGATACCTGGTGGGGACTCACCCCTAAATAAAAGGATGACAGAGAATCTTCTAGCAAGCTTGTTGGAACATGAGCGGGAAGCTATCCTCAATGTCCCTGCTGCCCAAAATCCAGAAGATCTGCGCATGTTTGCAAG GCTGCTGCACTATTTCCGAGGCCGACACCACTTGGAGGAGATCATGTACAACGAGAACATGCGTCGCTCCCAGCTGCTGATGCTGTTTGACAAATTCCGCAGCGTGCTGGTGGTCACCAGCCATGAAGACCCTgtgatttcagtttttcagtccCTCTTAAAATGA
- the NPRL3 gene encoding GATOR complex protein NPRL3 isoform X6, with protein sequence MFSDVILATILATKSDMCGKKFELKIDNVRFVGHPTLLQHALGQVSKTDPSPKREMPTMILFNVVFALRANADPSVINCLHNLSRRIAIVLQHEERRCQYLTREAKLILAIQDEVSAMSETTEGPQSPFHHILPKCKLARDLKETYDSLCTTGVVRLHINNWLEVSFCLPHKIHYVATNFIPPEAIERSLKSIRPYHALLLLNDEKSLLNELPLDCSPALVRVIKTTSAVKNLQQLAQDADLALLQVFQLAAHLVYWGKAIIIYPLCENNVYMLSPNASVCLYSPLADAFSCQFRGHNLPSMLSKFSLPVSLSEFKNPLAPPVQETQLIQMVIWMLQHRLLIQLHTYVCLMVPPNEEDFRAQDEDMPFTARVGGRSLSTPNALSFGSPTSSDDMTLTSPSMDNSSAELIPGGDSPLNKRMTENLLASLLEHEREAILNVPAAQNPEDLRMFARLLHYFRGRHHLEEIMYNENMRRSQLLMLFDKFRSVLVVTSHEDPVISVFQSLLK encoded by the exons AT GTTTTCAGATGTCATCCTGGCAACAATTTTGGCTACCAAGTCAGATATGTGCGGCAAAAAGTTTGAACTGAAGATCGATAATGTTCGCTTTGTTGGCCATCCCACTTTGCTCCAGCATGCCCTTGGGCAG gtatCCAAAACTGATCCCTCACCAAAGAGAGAGATGCCCACTATGATTCTCTTCAACGTGGTGTTTGCACTAAGG GCCAACGCAGATCCATCCGTGATAAACTGCTTACACAACCTCTCCCGAAGAATCGCCATAGTCTTGCAGCACGAGGAGCGCCGCTGCCAATACCTGACCAGGGAGGCCAAGCTGATCTTAGCTATTCAGGATGAAGTGTCTGCCATGTCAGAAA CCACAGAAGGGCCACAGTCACCTTTTCATCACATCCTACCCAAGTGCAAACTGGCCAGAGATCTCAAAGAGACATATGACAG tCTCTGCACAACAGGGGTGGTCCGTTTACATATCAACAACTGGCTGGAAGTGAGTTTCTGCCTGCCTCATAAAATCCATTATGTCGCCACAAACTTTATACCCCCTGAAGCAATCGAGAGAAGCCTGAAGTCTATCAG gccgTACCATGCCTTATTACTTTTAAATGATGAGAAGTCATTGCTTAATGAGCTCCCGTTGGACTGCTCTCCTGCCCTGGTGAGAGTAATTAAAACTacctctgctgtgaagaattTGCAGCAACTGGCTCAAGATGCTGACTTGGCATTGCTGCAG GTTTTCCAGCTTGCTGCACATCTCGTTTACTGGGGAAAAGCAATTATTATTTATCCGCTGTGTGAAAACAATGTCTACATGCTTTCTCCAAATGCCAGTGTCTGTCT TTATTCTCCATTAGCAGATGCGTTTTCTTGTCAGTTCCGGGGCCACAACCTGCCGTCGATGCTTTCCAAGTTCTCCCTCCCAGTGTCACTCTCAGAATTCAAGAATCCACTCGCACCGCCCGTTCAGGAG ACTCAGCTCATTCAAATGGTGATATGGATGCTCCAACACCGGCTTCTTATTCAGCTTCACACTTACGTCTGTCTGATGGTGCCACCAAACGAGGAGGATTTCCGAGCCCAAGATGAAGACATGCCCTTCACTGCCAGAGTTGGAGGACGAAGTTTAAGCACCCCCAACGCTCTCAGCTTTGGTTCGCCAA CTAGTAGTGACGACATGACTCTGACAAGCCCTAGCATGGACAATTCCAGTGCTGAGTTGATACCTGGTGGGGACTCACCCCTAAATAAAAGGATGACAGAGAATCTTCTAGCAAGCTTGTTGGAACATGAGCGGGAAGCTATCCTCAATGTCCCTGCTGCCCAAAATCCAGAAGATCTGCGCATGTTTGCAAG GCTGCTGCACTATTTCCGAGGCCGACACCACTTGGAGGAGATCATGTACAACGAGAACATGCGTCGCTCCCAGCTGCTGATGCTGTTTGACAAATTCCGCAGCGTGCTGGTGGTCACCAGCCATGAAGACCCTgtgatttcagtttttcagtccCTCTTAAAATGA
- the NPRL3 gene encoding GATOR complex protein NPRL3 isoform X3, producing MVLDQCPLTDEQLVSGFSDVILATILATKSDMCGKKFELKIDNVRFVGHPTLLQHALGQVSKTDPSPKREMPTMILFNVVFALRANADPSVINCLHNLSRRIAIVLQHEERRCQYLTREAKLILAIQDEVSAMSETTEGPQSPFHHILPKCKLARDLKETYDSLCTTGVVRLHINNWLEVSFCLPHKIHYVATNFIPPEAIERSLKSIRPYHALLLLNDEKSLLNELPLDCSPALVRVIKTTSAVKNLQQLAQDADLALLQVFQLAAHLVYWGKAIIIYPLCENNVYMLSPNASVCLYSPLADAFSCQFRGHNLPSMLSKFSLPVSLSEFKNPLAPPVQETQLIQMVIWMLQHRLLIQLHTYVCLMVPPNEEDFRAQDEDMPFTARVGGRSLSTPNALSFGSPTSSDDMTLTSPSMDNSSAELIPGGDSPLNKRMTENLLASLLEHEREAILNVPAAQNPEDLRMFARLLHYFRGRHHLEEIMYNENMRRSQLLMLFDKFRSVLVVTSHEDPVISVFQSLLK from the exons ATGGTTTT AGACCAATGTCCTCTAACTGATGAGCAATTGGTTTCGGG GTTTTCAGATGTCATCCTGGCAACAATTTTGGCTACCAAGTCAGATATGTGCGGCAAAAAGTTTGAACTGAAGATCGATAATGTTCGCTTTGTTGGCCATCCCACTTTGCTCCAGCATGCCCTTGGGCAG gtatCCAAAACTGATCCCTCACCAAAGAGAGAGATGCCCACTATGATTCTCTTCAACGTGGTGTTTGCACTAAGG GCCAACGCAGATCCATCCGTGATAAACTGCTTACACAACCTCTCCCGAAGAATCGCCATAGTCTTGCAGCACGAGGAGCGCCGCTGCCAATACCTGACCAGGGAGGCCAAGCTGATCTTAGCTATTCAGGATGAAGTGTCTGCCATGTCAGAAA CCACAGAAGGGCCACAGTCACCTTTTCATCACATCCTACCCAAGTGCAAACTGGCCAGAGATCTCAAAGAGACATATGACAG tCTCTGCACAACAGGGGTGGTCCGTTTACATATCAACAACTGGCTGGAAGTGAGTTTCTGCCTGCCTCATAAAATCCATTATGTCGCCACAAACTTTATACCCCCTGAAGCAATCGAGAGAAGCCTGAAGTCTATCAG gccgTACCATGCCTTATTACTTTTAAATGATGAGAAGTCATTGCTTAATGAGCTCCCGTTGGACTGCTCTCCTGCCCTGGTGAGAGTAATTAAAACTacctctgctgtgaagaattTGCAGCAACTGGCTCAAGATGCTGACTTGGCATTGCTGCAG GTTTTCCAGCTTGCTGCACATCTCGTTTACTGGGGAAAAGCAATTATTATTTATCCGCTGTGTGAAAACAATGTCTACATGCTTTCTCCAAATGCCAGTGTCTGTCT TTATTCTCCATTAGCAGATGCGTTTTCTTGTCAGTTCCGGGGCCACAACCTGCCGTCGATGCTTTCCAAGTTCTCCCTCCCAGTGTCACTCTCAGAATTCAAGAATCCACTCGCACCGCCCGTTCAGGAG ACTCAGCTCATTCAAATGGTGATATGGATGCTCCAACACCGGCTTCTTATTCAGCTTCACACTTACGTCTGTCTGATGGTGCCACCAAACGAGGAGGATTTCCGAGCCCAAGATGAAGACATGCCCTTCACTGCCAGAGTTGGAGGACGAAGTTTAAGCACCCCCAACGCTCTCAGCTTTGGTTCGCCAA CTAGTAGTGACGACATGACTCTGACAAGCCCTAGCATGGACAATTCCAGTGCTGAGTTGATACCTGGTGGGGACTCACCCCTAAATAAAAGGATGACAGAGAATCTTCTAGCAAGCTTGTTGGAACATGAGCGGGAAGCTATCCTCAATGTCCCTGCTGCCCAAAATCCAGAAGATCTGCGCATGTTTGCAAG GCTGCTGCACTATTTCCGAGGCCGACACCACTTGGAGGAGATCATGTACAACGAGAACATGCGTCGCTCCCAGCTGCTGATGCTGTTTGACAAATTCCGCAGCGTGCTGGTGGTCACCAGCCATGAAGACCCTgtgatttcagtttttcagtccCTCTTAAAATGA
- the NPRL3 gene encoding GATOR complex protein NPRL3 isoform X5, with translation MVLFSDVILATILATKSDMCGKKFELKIDNVRFVGHPTLLQHALGQVSKTDPSPKREMPTMILFNVVFALRANADPSVINCLHNLSRRIAIVLQHEERRCQYLTREAKLILAIQDEVSAMSETTEGPQSPFHHILPKCKLARDLKETYDSLCTTGVVRLHINNWLEVSFCLPHKIHYVATNFIPPEAIERSLKSIRPYHALLLLNDEKSLLNELPLDCSPALVRVIKTTSAVKNLQQLAQDADLALLQVFQLAAHLVYWGKAIIIYPLCENNVYMLSPNASVCLYSPLADAFSCQFRGHNLPSMLSKFSLPVSLSEFKNPLAPPVQETQLIQMVIWMLQHRLLIQLHTYVCLMVPPNEEDFRAQDEDMPFTARVGGRSLSTPNALSFGSPTSSDDMTLTSPSMDNSSAELIPGGDSPLNKRMTENLLASLLEHEREAILNVPAAQNPEDLRMFARLLHYFRGRHHLEEIMYNENMRRSQLLMLFDKFRSVLVVTSHEDPVISVFQSLLK, from the exons ATGGTTTT GTTTTCAGATGTCATCCTGGCAACAATTTTGGCTACCAAGTCAGATATGTGCGGCAAAAAGTTTGAACTGAAGATCGATAATGTTCGCTTTGTTGGCCATCCCACTTTGCTCCAGCATGCCCTTGGGCAG gtatCCAAAACTGATCCCTCACCAAAGAGAGAGATGCCCACTATGATTCTCTTCAACGTGGTGTTTGCACTAAGG GCCAACGCAGATCCATCCGTGATAAACTGCTTACACAACCTCTCCCGAAGAATCGCCATAGTCTTGCAGCACGAGGAGCGCCGCTGCCAATACCTGACCAGGGAGGCCAAGCTGATCTTAGCTATTCAGGATGAAGTGTCTGCCATGTCAGAAA CCACAGAAGGGCCACAGTCACCTTTTCATCACATCCTACCCAAGTGCAAACTGGCCAGAGATCTCAAAGAGACATATGACAG tCTCTGCACAACAGGGGTGGTCCGTTTACATATCAACAACTGGCTGGAAGTGAGTTTCTGCCTGCCTCATAAAATCCATTATGTCGCCACAAACTTTATACCCCCTGAAGCAATCGAGAGAAGCCTGAAGTCTATCAG gccgTACCATGCCTTATTACTTTTAAATGATGAGAAGTCATTGCTTAATGAGCTCCCGTTGGACTGCTCTCCTGCCCTGGTGAGAGTAATTAAAACTacctctgctgtgaagaattTGCAGCAACTGGCTCAAGATGCTGACTTGGCATTGCTGCAG GTTTTCCAGCTTGCTGCACATCTCGTTTACTGGGGAAAAGCAATTATTATTTATCCGCTGTGTGAAAACAATGTCTACATGCTTTCTCCAAATGCCAGTGTCTGTCT TTATTCTCCATTAGCAGATGCGTTTTCTTGTCAGTTCCGGGGCCACAACCTGCCGTCGATGCTTTCCAAGTTCTCCCTCCCAGTGTCACTCTCAGAATTCAAGAATCCACTCGCACCGCCCGTTCAGGAG ACTCAGCTCATTCAAATGGTGATATGGATGCTCCAACACCGGCTTCTTATTCAGCTTCACACTTACGTCTGTCTGATGGTGCCACCAAACGAGGAGGATTTCCGAGCCCAAGATGAAGACATGCCCTTCACTGCCAGAGTTGGAGGACGAAGTTTAAGCACCCCCAACGCTCTCAGCTTTGGTTCGCCAA CTAGTAGTGACGACATGACTCTGACAAGCCCTAGCATGGACAATTCCAGTGCTGAGTTGATACCTGGTGGGGACTCACCCCTAAATAAAAGGATGACAGAGAATCTTCTAGCAAGCTTGTTGGAACATGAGCGGGAAGCTATCCTCAATGTCCCTGCTGCCCAAAATCCAGAAGATCTGCGCATGTTTGCAAG GCTGCTGCACTATTTCCGAGGCCGACACCACTTGGAGGAGATCATGTACAACGAGAACATGCGTCGCTCCCAGCTGCTGATGCTGTTTGACAAATTCCGCAGCGTGCTGGTGGTCACCAGCCATGAAGACCCTgtgatttcagtttttcagtccCTCTTAAAATGA